The Corallococcus caeni genome includes a region encoding these proteins:
- the moeB gene encoding molybdopterin-synthase adenylyltransferase MoeB: protein MAPTFRELLSEVKKEIREVSHEHVRQLLDSGAKVKLVDVREADEYAGGRLPGAVHIPRGYLELRIEEKADREDEVVLYCAGGTRSALAARTLREMGYTRVSSLAGGYNRWSDAALPVEKPVVLSAEQKERYRRHLILPEVGEEGQARLLKSKVLLLGAGGLGSPAALYLAAAGVGTLGVVDADVVDLSNLQRQVMHTLERRGQPKVQSAKAALEALNPDVKVVPFQERLTTANVERILADFDLVLDGGDNFPTRYLLNDACVLMGKPNIHGSVFRFEGQVTTFLPGQGPCYRCLYPAPPPPELAPSCAEAGVLGVLPGVIGMLQATEALKLLLGVGESLVGRLLTFDALGTRFQELKLRRDPECPVCAPGAKVELIDYEQFCATGA from the coding sequence ATGGCCCCCACGTTCCGCGAGCTGCTGTCGGAGGTGAAGAAGGAGATCCGCGAGGTCTCCCACGAGCACGTCCGCCAGCTCCTGGACTCGGGCGCGAAGGTGAAGCTCGTCGACGTGCGCGAGGCGGACGAGTACGCGGGCGGCCGGCTCCCCGGCGCGGTGCACATCCCCCGGGGCTACCTGGAGCTGCGCATCGAGGAGAAGGCGGACCGCGAGGACGAGGTCGTCCTCTACTGCGCGGGCGGCACCCGGTCCGCGCTCGCGGCCCGCACGCTGCGGGAGATGGGCTACACGCGCGTGTCGTCGCTCGCGGGCGGCTACAACCGCTGGAGCGACGCGGCCCTCCCGGTGGAGAAGCCCGTCGTCCTCTCCGCCGAACAGAAGGAGCGCTACCGCCGCCATCTCATCCTCCCGGAGGTGGGGGAGGAGGGACAGGCGCGGCTGCTCAAGTCCAAGGTGCTGCTGCTGGGCGCGGGCGGGCTGGGCTCTCCCGCGGCGCTGTACCTGGCCGCGGCGGGCGTGGGCACGCTGGGCGTGGTGGACGCGGACGTGGTGGACCTGAGCAACCTCCAGCGGCAGGTGATGCACACGCTGGAGCGCCGGGGCCAGCCCAAGGTCCAGAGCGCGAAGGCCGCCCTGGAGGCGCTCAACCCGGACGTGAAGGTGGTGCCCTTCCAGGAGCGGCTGACCACCGCCAACGTGGAGCGCATCCTCGCGGACTTCGACCTGGTGCTGGACGGCGGGGACAACTTCCCCACGCGCTACCTGCTCAACGACGCGTGCGTGCTGATGGGCAAGCCCAACATCCACGGCTCCGTGTTCCGCTTCGAGGGACAGGTGACGACCTTCCTGCCCGGCCAGGGGCCCTGCTACCGGTGCCTCTACCCCGCGCCGCCCCCGCCGGAGCTGGCGCCGTCGTGCGCGGAGGCCGGGGTGCTGGGCGTGCTGCCCGGGGTCATCGGGATGCTCCAGGCGACGGAGGCTCTCAAGCTGCTGCTCGGGGTGGGGGAGTCCCTGGTGGGGCGGCTGCTCACCTTCGACGCGCTGGGCACGCGCTTCCAGGAGCTCAAGCTGCGCCGGGACCCGGAGTGTCCGGTGTGCGCGCCGGGAGCGAAGGTGGAGCTCATCGATTACGAGCAGTTCTGCGCCACGGGGGCCTGA
- a CDS encoding thymidine phosphorylase has product MQPYELIKAKRDGGRLDPSDIQAFIQAYTAGTVADYQMAAMCMAIFFKGLDSRELGAWARAMLHSGEVLDLSDTPAIKVDKHSTGGVGDKVSLSLAPLAAACGVPVPMISGRGLGHTGGTLDKLESIPGFNVNLSTADYRRLVREVGCCLIGQTAQVAPADKKLYALRDVTATVDCIPLIASSIMSKKLAEGIDALVLDVKVGSGAFMKTADDARVLARTMIGLGAEMNRKVVALLTDMDQPLGRQVGNALEVREAVDMLRGDAPDDYTEITYALTAEMLVLGRKAATVEEARGMLRRSVEDGSAIKKLKEIVQSQGGDPRSIDDYSLLPTAKATTDVVAPRDGFVTGIHTEGVGLAAVALGAGRQRVDSKIDPAVGFTLLKKVGDAVKQGEPVVQVHYNDAKPVEDVKARLLAAYQFGDRAPAARPLVLERLE; this is encoded by the coding sequence GTGCAACCCTACGAGCTCATCAAGGCCAAGCGCGACGGCGGCAGGCTGGACCCGTCGGACATCCAGGCGTTCATCCAGGCGTACACCGCCGGCACCGTGGCCGACTACCAGATGGCCGCCATGTGCATGGCCATCTTCTTCAAGGGGCTGGACTCGCGGGAGCTGGGGGCGTGGGCCCGCGCCATGCTCCACTCGGGTGAGGTCCTGGACCTCTCCGACACGCCGGCCATCAAGGTGGACAAGCACTCCACCGGCGGCGTGGGCGACAAGGTGTCCCTGAGCCTGGCGCCCCTGGCGGCGGCCTGCGGCGTGCCCGTGCCCATGATCTCCGGCCGCGGCCTGGGCCACACCGGCGGCACCCTGGACAAGCTGGAGTCCATCCCCGGCTTCAACGTGAACCTGTCCACCGCGGACTACCGCCGGCTGGTGCGCGAGGTGGGGTGCTGCCTCATCGGCCAGACGGCCCAGGTGGCCCCCGCGGACAAGAAGCTCTACGCGCTGCGGGACGTGACGGCGACGGTGGACTGCATCCCGCTCATCGCGTCGTCCATCATGAGCAAGAAGCTGGCGGAGGGCATCGACGCGCTGGTGCTCGACGTGAAGGTGGGCAGCGGCGCCTTCATGAAGACGGCGGACGACGCGCGCGTGCTGGCCCGCACCATGATTGGCCTGGGCGCGGAGATGAACCGCAAGGTCGTGGCCCTGCTCACGGACATGGATCAGCCCCTGGGCCGCCAGGTGGGCAACGCCCTGGAGGTCCGCGAGGCCGTGGACATGCTCCGCGGCGACGCGCCCGACGACTACACCGAAATCACCTACGCGCTGACGGCGGAGATGCTGGTGCTGGGCAGGAAGGCCGCCACCGTGGAGGAGGCGCGCGGGATGCTGCGCCGCTCCGTGGAGGACGGCAGCGCCATCAAGAAGCTCAAGGAGATCGTCCAGTCGCAGGGCGGCGACCCGCGCTCCATCGACGACTACTCGCTCCTGCCCACCGCGAAGGCCACGACGGACGTGGTGGCGCCGCGCGACGGCTTCGTCACCGGCATCCACACGGAGGGCGTGGGGCTGGCGGCGGTGGCGCTGGGCGCGGGGCGGCAGCGCGTGGACAGCAAGATCGACCCGGCCGTGGGCTTCACGCTGCTCAAGAAGGTGGGCGACGCGGTGAAGCAGGGCGAGCCCGTGGTGCAGGTGCACTACAACGACGCGAAGCCCGTGGAGGACGTGAAGGCGCGGCTGCTCGCGGCCTACCAGTTTGGCGACCGGGCCCCCGCGGCCCGCCCGCTGGTGCTGGAGCGGCTGGAGTAG
- a CDS encoding BMP family lipoprotein has translation MLRRLHVLALAALLCACSKKSEDAPKAPSQASTATKPPEGKPVVVGLVIDVGGRGDHSFNDAALRGLELWAANKKYESGRYVDAPAGEVRQSISSDLAALAPEVKPLPVQPLVLQSKAQEDYAPNLQLLVEQGAKLTIGNGYLLANAVRDVATENPEAKFLLIDSQLLDAQGKPKSLPNVRTVLFKEQEGSFLVGALAGLVTKTNKVGFVGGIEVPLIKRFDVGYRAGVRTTNPKAADALMAVYTGSFNSVSAGKEVAQDLIAKGADVIFHAAGTDGLGVIQAVKEARAAGKTVFAIGVDSDQSHLAPDAILTSMVKHSDLAVYQAAKDLVDGKLTAGEQVLGLKENGVGMADVRVEFPGKAEALQKVEALRQQILAGKLTVPGTQAELSSFQVAQP, from the coding sequence ATGCTCCGCCGACTCCACGTGCTCGCCCTGGCCGCGCTCCTGTGCGCCTGTTCCAAGAAGTCCGAGGACGCCCCCAAGGCGCCCTCGCAGGCCTCCACCGCCACGAAGCCCCCCGAGGGAAAGCCCGTGGTCGTGGGGCTCGTCATCGACGTGGGCGGCCGGGGTGACCACTCGTTCAACGACGCGGCCCTGCGCGGCCTGGAGCTGTGGGCCGCCAACAAGAAGTACGAGAGCGGCAGGTACGTGGACGCTCCCGCTGGCGAAGTGCGTCAGTCCATCTCCTCCGACCTCGCGGCGCTCGCACCGGAAGTGAAGCCGCTGCCGGTGCAGCCCCTGGTGCTCCAGAGCAAGGCGCAGGAGGACTACGCCCCCAACCTCCAGCTGCTGGTGGAGCAGGGCGCGAAGCTGACCATCGGCAACGGGTACCTGCTGGCCAACGCGGTGCGCGACGTGGCCACGGAGAACCCGGAGGCGAAGTTCCTGCTCATCGACAGCCAGCTGCTGGACGCGCAGGGCAAGCCCAAGTCGCTGCCCAACGTGCGCACGGTGCTCTTCAAGGAGCAGGAGGGCAGCTTCCTCGTGGGCGCGCTGGCGGGGCTCGTGACGAAGACGAACAAGGTGGGCTTCGTGGGCGGCATCGAAGTGCCCCTCATCAAGCGCTTCGACGTGGGCTACCGCGCGGGCGTGCGCACCACGAACCCGAAGGCGGCGGACGCGCTGATGGCCGTGTACACGGGCAGCTTCAACAGCGTGTCCGCGGGCAAGGAAGTGGCGCAGGACCTCATCGCCAAGGGCGCGGACGTCATCTTCCACGCGGCGGGCACGGACGGCCTGGGCGTCATCCAGGCGGTGAAGGAGGCGCGGGCGGCGGGCAAGACGGTGTTCGCCATCGGCGTGGACTCGGATCAGTCGCACCTGGCGCCGGACGCCATCCTCACGTCCATGGTGAAGCACAGCGACCTGGCCGTGTACCAGGCGGCGAAGGACCTGGTGGACGGCAAGCTGACGGCGGGCGAGCAGGTGCTGGGCCTCAAGGAGAACGGCGTGGGCATGGCGGACGTGCGCGTGGAGTTCCCGGGCAAGGCGGAGGCGCTCCAGAAGGTGGAGGCGCTGCGGCAGCAGATCCTCGCCGGGAAGCTCACGGTGCCGGGCACGCAGGCGGAGCTGTCCTCCTTCCAGGTCGCGCAGCCCTGA
- a CDS encoding ABC transporter ATP-binding protein: MLILDEPTAVLTPQESDELSQVMRGLVAQGRTVVLISHKLKEVLGVADRVAVMRRGRTVAEVRPSETSVSALASLMVGEGSRSAAVTGVPVTAVATTGLSGTGTTGATTSLPLAPVEPDALTAATGPVVLEAKDLRATGENGRPALRGVSLTVRAGEIVGIAGVDGNGQRELAEVLTGLRKLDGGEGTLLGGPLAGLTPALAKARGVGHVPEDRLARAVVKAMTVEENVALGRHRQPPFARGPWVDFKGRRDRTNQLLTTYDVRPPDPTVALQALSGGNQQKVVVARELDADPKLLVVVQPTRGLDIGAVAQVHARLREAKARGAGVVMVSLDLEEVLALSDRVYVLYEGRVTGHFPREHLDERELGRRMLGAEASHG; the protein is encoded by the coding sequence GTGCTCATCCTGGACGAGCCCACCGCCGTGCTCACGCCGCAGGAGTCCGACGAACTGTCGCAGGTGATGCGCGGGCTGGTGGCGCAGGGCCGCACGGTGGTGCTCATCAGCCACAAGCTCAAGGAGGTGCTGGGCGTGGCGGACCGCGTGGCGGTGATGCGCAGGGGCCGCACCGTGGCGGAGGTGCGCCCCAGCGAGACCTCCGTCTCCGCGCTCGCCTCGCTGATGGTGGGCGAGGGCTCGAGGAGTGCCGCGGTGACTGGCGTGCCCGTGACGGCTGTCGCGACCACCGGCCTGTCGGGCACCGGCACCACTGGTGCGACGACGTCGCTGCCCCTCGCGCCCGTTGAACCTGACGCGCTCACGGCGGCGACGGGCCCGGTCGTGCTCGAAGCGAAGGACCTGCGGGCCACCGGCGAGAACGGCCGCCCCGCGCTCCGGGGCGTGAGCCTCACCGTGCGTGCGGGCGAAATCGTCGGCATCGCCGGGGTGGACGGCAACGGCCAGCGCGAACTGGCGGAGGTCCTCACGGGCCTGCGCAAGCTGGACGGCGGTGAAGGAACGCTGCTGGGCGGTCCCCTCGCGGGGCTCACCCCGGCGCTGGCGAAGGCGCGCGGCGTGGGCCACGTCCCCGAGGACCGCCTGGCGCGCGCCGTGGTGAAGGCGATGACGGTGGAGGAGAACGTGGCCCTGGGACGGCACCGGCAGCCGCCGTTCGCGCGCGGGCCCTGGGTGGACTTCAAGGGCCGCCGCGACCGCACGAACCAGCTGCTGACCACCTACGACGTGCGCCCGCCCGACCCGACGGTGGCGCTCCAGGCGCTGTCCGGCGGCAACCAGCAGAAGGTCGTGGTGGCGCGCGAGCTGGACGCGGATCCGAAGCTGCTCGTCGTCGTGCAGCCCACGCGCGGGCTGGACATTGGCGCGGTGGCGCAGGTGCATGCGCGGCTGCGCGAGGCGAAGGCACGGGGTGCGGGAGTGGTGATGGTGTCGCTGGACCTGGAGGAAGTGCTGGCCCTGTCCGACCGCGTCTACGTCCTCTACGAAGGCCGCGTGACGGGGCACTTCCCGCGCGAGCACCTGGACGAGCGCGAGCTGGGCCGCCGCATGCTGGGCGCGGAGGCAAGCCATGGGTGA
- a CDS encoding ABC transporter permease, with product MGERTRQVLPSVLSVLLALAVCWLTIALTRDADTATRAYLQMLWGGVGNWPAFLDGGSSTAVLRPLGEAAMKAALLTLTGLSVAVAFKVGLFNIGAQGQMIWGALAAALVGAHVSLPGVLHVPLALLAAAVAGAAWASIAGVLKLKRGVHEVISTIMLNWVAVSLVDNWLVIGPLRAVAEGASSITGTAEILPTAQLPRLLGDSSRLNLGFPLALAAALGVWVWLSRTRSGYETRAVGLTPEAARAAGVPTLWRAGGAMALAGALAGLAGAVLVLGTEGRYPGSLGAPYGFDGIAIALIGNNHPLGAALAAAVFGVLRAGGTRMQLLGVHKSFPELIQGFALLFVAGRMVWLALLDRRQKRAQAQGQSQAPQAGVEVPRA from the coding sequence ATGGGTGAGCGGACGCGGCAGGTGCTGCCGTCGGTGCTCTCCGTGCTGCTGGCGCTCGCGGTGTGCTGGCTGACCATCGCCCTCACGCGCGACGCGGACACCGCCACGCGCGCCTACCTCCAGATGCTCTGGGGCGGCGTGGGCAACTGGCCCGCGTTCCTGGACGGAGGCAGCAGCACCGCCGTGCTGCGCCCCCTGGGCGAGGCCGCGATGAAGGCCGCGCTGCTCACCCTCACCGGCCTGTCCGTCGCGGTGGCCTTCAAGGTGGGCCTCTTCAACATCGGCGCGCAGGGACAGATGATCTGGGGCGCGCTGGCCGCGGCGCTCGTGGGCGCGCACGTGTCGCTGCCGGGCGTGCTCCACGTCCCGCTGGCCCTCCTGGCCGCGGCGGTCGCGGGCGCGGCGTGGGCGAGCATCGCGGGCGTGCTGAAGCTCAAGCGCGGCGTGCACGAGGTCATCTCCACCATCATGCTCAACTGGGTGGCGGTGAGCCTCGTGGACAACTGGCTCGTCATCGGCCCGCTGCGCGCCGTGGCGGAGGGCGCGTCGTCCATCACCGGCACCGCCGAAATCCTCCCCACCGCGCAGCTGCCCCGGCTGCTGGGCGACAGCTCGCGCCTGAACCTGGGCTTCCCGCTGGCACTCGCCGCCGCGCTGGGCGTCTGGGTGTGGCTGTCCCGCACGCGCTCCGGCTACGAGACGCGCGCCGTGGGCCTCACGCCAGAGGCGGCCCGGGCCGCGGGCGTCCCCACGCTGTGGCGCGCGGGCGGGGCCATGGCGCTCGCGGGGGCCCTCGCGGGCCTGGCCGGCGCGGTGCTGGTGCTGGGCACGGAGGGCCGCTACCCGGGCTCGCTGGGTGCGCCCTACGGCTTCGACGGCATCGCCATCGCGCTCATCGGCAACAACCACCCGCTGGGCGCGGCGCTGGCCGCGGCCGTCTTCGGCGTCCTGCGCGCGGGCGGCACGCGCATGCAGCTGCTCGGCGTGCACAAGAGCTTCCCGGAGCTCATCCAGGGCTTCGCGCTGCTCTTCGTCGCCGGCCGCATGGTGTGGCTCGCCCTGCTGGACCGGCGCCAGAAGCGCGCCCAGGCCCAGGGGCAGTCCCAGGCCCCGCAGGCGGGAGTCGAGGTGCCCCGTGCTTGA
- a CDS encoding ABC transporter permease, whose amino-acid sequence MLEVLHSLLFSTLDAAPALVFAALGAMLSERAGVVSVGVEGMMRTGAFCAAVAALVMPTPLAVLVGMGAGAGIAAVHGFLSIRWRSDQVVSGMALNLVAMAGGTFLLESLYGPNGTPAITQLSRWNLPGLSHVPLLGALSGHAAPTYLALTLPFLFHLLLSRTPLGLRLRAVGDKPHAVATLGLSVPALRWGAVLGGGLMAGLGGAVLSTAVLDRFEQHTPAGLGFMALAAMVFGRWTPLGAFAAALFFAFGNALRIGLASSAPWLLDLVPQGFLLALPYLLTLLVLALQGQRGHAPAALGTPYEQESR is encoded by the coding sequence GTGCTTGAGGTGCTCCACTCGCTCCTCTTCTCCACCCTGGACGCGGCCCCCGCGCTGGTGTTCGCCGCGCTGGGCGCCATGCTCTCCGAGCGCGCCGGCGTGGTGAGCGTGGGCGTGGAGGGCATGATGCGCACCGGCGCCTTCTGCGCGGCCGTGGCGGCGCTCGTGATGCCCACGCCGCTCGCGGTGCTGGTGGGCATGGGCGCGGGCGCGGGCATCGCCGCGGTGCACGGCTTCCTGAGCATCCGCTGGCGCTCGGATCAGGTCGTCTCCGGCATGGCCCTCAACCTGGTGGCCATGGCGGGAGGCACCTTCCTCCTGGAGTCGCTCTACGGCCCCAACGGCACGCCCGCCATCACCCAGCTGTCCCGCTGGAACCTCCCGGGCCTGTCCCACGTCCCGCTCCTGGGCGCGCTGTCCGGCCACGCGGCGCCCACGTACCTGGCGCTCACCCTGCCCTTCCTCTTCCACCTGCTCCTGTCGCGCACGCCGCTGGGCCTGCGCCTGCGCGCCGTGGGTGACAAGCCGCACGCGGTGGCCACGCTGGGCCTGTCCGTGCCCGCCCTGCGCTGGGGCGCGGTGCTGGGCGGCGGGCTGATGGCGGGCCTGGGCGGCGCGGTGCTGTCCACCGCCGTCCTGGACCGCTTCGAACAGCACACCCCCGCGGGCCTGGGCTTCATGGCCCTGGCCGCCATGGTCTTCGGCCGCTGGACCCCGCTGGGGGCCTTCGCCGCCGCGCTCTTCTTCGCCTTCGGCAACGCGCTGCGGATCGGCCTGGCCTCGAGCGCTCCCTGGCTCCTCGACCTGGTTCCCCAGGGCTTCCTGCTCGCCCTGCCCTACCTGTTGACCCTCCTCGTCCTGGCGCTCCAGGGGCAGCGCGGCCACGCCCCCGCCGCGCTCGGCACCCCCTACGAGCAGGAATCCCGCTGA
- a CDS encoding sensor histidine kinase has protein sequence MIAIDMESGGVERVRSILTPAGYDVMPASGTTAALEAVSRHSADLVLLDVDRARTVGLAAYRRLREELAPPQFPILMLTPSADRQTRREVMEAGVDDLLTTEPLDPLELKVRVHTLLELKAHREQGGVREVLQDPRTRWVRMERLARVGTLAADLATQMDQLGVGLQRALEHVRARAGLGLPPDSEELLKLGVAGEQMRLHGQHLLSLGPTSPKDIQRFDLREVVPEVVSRLRASGRLGRADVRAVLPEDPIAVVFNRRQLEQVLTELVCNAVDAVEDVKDRPRVVHVGVEMPDMFGDFGPQLFVKDTGIGIFEDELQAIFSPYYTTKTPEKSVGLGLTVARTLVESMGGKLTVKSRVNLGSTFTVELPEQTSSW, from the coding sequence GTGATCGCGATCGACATGGAGTCCGGCGGGGTGGAGCGGGTGCGCTCCATCCTCACGCCGGCCGGCTATGACGTGATGCCCGCGAGCGGGACGACGGCCGCGCTGGAGGCGGTGTCCCGCCACTCCGCGGACCTGGTGCTGCTGGACGTGGACCGCGCCCGCACGGTGGGCCTGGCCGCGTACCGCCGCCTTCGCGAGGAGCTGGCCCCGCCGCAGTTCCCCATCCTCATGCTCACGCCTTCCGCGGACCGCCAGACGCGCCGCGAGGTGATGGAGGCAGGTGTGGACGACTTGCTGACGACCGAACCCCTGGACCCGCTGGAGCTGAAGGTGCGCGTCCACACCCTGCTGGAGCTCAAGGCGCACCGCGAGCAGGGCGGCGTCCGGGAAGTGCTCCAGGACCCGCGCACGCGCTGGGTGCGCATGGAGCGCCTGGCGCGCGTGGGCACGCTCGCCGCGGACCTGGCGACGCAGATGGACCAGCTGGGCGTGGGCCTGCAGCGGGCGCTGGAGCACGTGCGCGCCCGCGCGGGCCTGGGGCTGCCGCCGGACTCGGAGGAGTTGCTCAAGCTGGGCGTGGCCGGGGAGCAGATGCGCCTGCACGGCCAGCACCTGCTGTCGCTGGGTCCTACCTCCCCCAAGGACATCCAGCGCTTCGACCTGCGGGAGGTGGTGCCGGAGGTGGTGTCCCGCCTGCGCGCTTCCGGCCGCCTGGGCCGCGCGGACGTGCGCGCGGTGCTGCCGGAGGACCCCATCGCGGTGGTGTTCAACCGCCGTCAGCTGGAGCAGGTGCTGACGGAGCTGGTCTGCAACGCGGTGGACGCCGTCGAGGACGTGAAGGACCGGCCGCGCGTGGTGCACGTGGGCGTGGAGATGCCGGACATGTTCGGTGACTTCGGTCCGCAGCTCTTCGTGAAGGACACCGGCATCGGCATCTTCGAGGACGAGCTGCAGGCCATCTTCTCGCCGTACTACACGACCAAGACCCCGGAGAAGAGCGTGGGCCTGGGCCTCACGG